The proteins below come from a single Desulfitobacterium metallireducens DSM 15288 genomic window:
- a CDS encoding enoyl-CoA hydratase/isomerase family protein, whose protein sequence is MFKKGAINVSYRDFNLEFKNQVALVTLNRPEKGNSWTKETYLEMEELQTELQRNEEVRAIVFTGAGDKFFCAGADLALLSELNSHWISLELSRFQAINTRWERHIKPVIMAVNGITVGSGLELALSGDIRIASSEATFSINEVRLGLNPDMGGTQRLTRVVGPSQAKRLILTAETLDAQEAARIGLVDCVVPAKNLISEALKMAERITYMPPLAVRFAKKAINLAVDTPLEMGLMYEEVASTFCMGTEDKKEAVQSVLEKRQPEFYGK, encoded by the coding sequence ATGTTCAAGAAAGGAGCAATAAATGTGAGTTACAGAGATTTTAACCTCGAGTTTAAAAATCAAGTTGCCCTTGTCACCCTCAACCGTCCGGAGAAGGGAAATTCTTGGACGAAAGAAACCTATCTCGAGATGGAGGAACTTCAAACCGAACTCCAGAGAAATGAGGAAGTACGTGCAATTGTCTTCACAGGCGCAGGTGATAAATTTTTCTGTGCTGGCGCAGATTTGGCCCTCCTTTCTGAACTAAACTCACATTGGATTTCCTTAGAACTTTCCCGCTTTCAAGCGATTAACACGCGCTGGGAACGCCACATCAAGCCTGTCATCATGGCTGTCAACGGAATTACCGTCGGGAGCGGTCTCGAGCTTGCCCTTAGCGGAGATATCCGGATCGCTTCGAGTGAAGCCACCTTTTCAATTAACGAAGTGCGTTTAGGCCTCAATCCTGATATGGGTGGAACACAGCGTTTAACCCGAGTTGTCGGTCCCAGCCAAGCTAAGCGCCTCATTCTCACTGCAGAAACCCTCGATGCTCAAGAGGCCGCTCGCATTGGACTCGTCGATTGTGTTGTCCCTGCCAAGAATTTGATAAGCGAAGCGTTAAAGATGGCCGAACGAATTACCTATATGCCCCCGCTCGCCGTCCGCTTTGCTAAAAAGGCCATCAACCTTGCTGTGGATACCCCTCTTGAAATGGGTCTAATGTATGAAGAAGTTGCCTCCACCTTTTGCATGGGAACGGAGGATAAAAAAGAAGCCGTTCAGTCTGTTTTGGAAAAGCGACAGCCTGAATTCTATGGAAAATAG
- a CDS encoding aldehyde dehydrogenase, producing MNQSEKILKKQRDFFATGVTQEASFRLEQLNKLKQVIQRFEPAILEALHHDLNKSELDTYSTELGMVLSEINYLTKNLVSWMKAKRVKTPLTHIGSRSFIYPEPYGVALIISPWNYPFQLTLAPLLGAMAAGNCAILKPSELSPHVSRVIAEMMSSQFPSEYIAVIEGGAEASTELLNLKFDKIFFTGSVVVGKIVAQAAAQYLTPVTLELGGKSPCIVHKDAKLDLAAKRIVWGKFLNAGQTCIAPDYLFVHKDVKEELVEHMQGYIRNFYGQDSQTMLQNNDLTVIVNDRHFQRLITYLERAHVLAGGGYDEKRRFIEPTILDQVDWNHPVMQEEIFGPILPVLEYEDLEEVIAQVNEHEKPLALYFFSENKGLQDRILQGISFGGGCFNDTVMHIVTPYLPFGGVGNSGNGAYHGKSSFEAFSHQKSILSQSTQFDLPVRYPSFKYALQAIRFLMK from the coding sequence ATGAATCAATCTGAAAAGATCCTGAAAAAACAAAGGGATTTTTTTGCCACAGGGGTCACGCAAGAGGCGAGCTTTCGTCTGGAGCAACTTAACAAATTGAAACAGGTGATTCAGCGTTTTGAACCTGCAATCTTGGAAGCGCTTCATCATGACTTAAATAAATCAGAACTTGATACTTATTCGACCGAGCTGGGGATGGTCCTTTCGGAAATTAACTACCTCACAAAGAATCTTGTTTCTTGGATGAAAGCAAAGCGGGTCAAGACTCCCCTGACGCATATCGGCTCAAGAAGTTTTATTTACCCTGAACCTTACGGCGTTGCATTGATTATCTCACCTTGGAATTATCCCTTTCAGTTAACCCTTGCTCCCCTTCTCGGTGCGATGGCTGCGGGCAACTGTGCGATTCTTAAACCCTCCGAGCTAAGTCCCCATGTTTCTCGAGTTATAGCTGAGATGATGAGTTCGCAGTTTCCAAGCGAATATATAGCCGTTATCGAGGGGGGAGCAGAAGCAAGTACAGAACTTTTGAACCTTAAGTTTGATAAAATCTTTTTTACAGGGAGTGTCGTGGTCGGAAAAATTGTAGCACAAGCGGCTGCCCAATATCTAACTCCGGTAACCTTGGAGCTTGGAGGAAAGAGTCCCTGTATTGTACATAAGGATGCGAAGTTGGATTTAGCGGCGAAACGCATTGTTTGGGGAAAATTCTTAAATGCGGGACAAACGTGTATTGCCCCAGATTATCTCTTCGTTCACAAAGACGTCAAAGAAGAACTGGTTGAGCACATGCAAGGCTATATTCGAAATTTTTATGGTCAAGACAGCCAGACGATGCTTCAAAATAATGATTTGACGGTCATTGTTAATGATAGACATTTTCAGAGACTAATCACTTATTTGGAGAGGGCTCATGTTTTAGCCGGCGGGGGTTATGACGAAAAACGGAGGTTTATCGAGCCGACAATTCTGGACCAAGTCGATTGGAATCATCCGGTGATGCAGGAGGAGATTTTTGGACCTATCCTACCGGTGCTCGAGTATGAAGACTTGGAGGAGGTCATTGCGCAGGTCAACGAACACGAAAAGCCCTTGGCTCTCTATTTTTTCTCAGAGAATAAGGGCTTGCAAGATAGAATCCTTCAGGGAATCTCCTTTGGAGGAGGATGCTTTAATGACACCGTGATGCACATTGTCACACCCTACCTTCCCTTTGGCGGAGTGGGAAACAGTGGGAATGGGGCTTATCATGGAAAAAGCAGTTTTGAAGCGTTTTCTCATCAAAAAAGTATCTTAAGCCAGAGTACCCAGTTCGATTTGCCGGTTCGCTATCCCTCTTTTAAGTATGCGTTACAAGCCATTCGTTTTTTGATGAAATAG